From Verrucomicrobiia bacterium, the proteins below share one genomic window:
- a CDS encoding right-handed parallel beta-helix repeat-containing protein: MKFMIYDLRLMKRARLGTTCFRFLLLLLSLNVQLSMSFAQGSLTPPGAPVPTMRSLGQVEPRTPIASLPFVITNSGSYYLTENLAGSSKFTNGITISVADVTLDLMGFALVGGAGDGIVVRGTCTNVAVRNGTVRGWSGNGVDLFEGRAGQLERLRVSGNGGRGIYAGLGSVVNHCTAYANNGNGISVTIGVTVNGCSAYSNGGDGIVTSSGCTVTDSTARLNGGHGISTSTACTISRCTAYNNSGTGIFGTVGSTVIDCTVSFNGLAGIQVTNSCRIVQNNCYNNSGAGIHATGGDNRIEGNNITGNHLGIDADGIGNLIIRNSASGNTTNFVIVAGNKVGPIAAAPDSAAISGDTGGSGVGSTNPWANVSY; the protein is encoded by the coding sequence ATGAAATTCATGATTTACGATTTACGATTGATGAAACGTGCGCGGCTTGGGACGACATGTTTCCGCTTTTTGTTGCTGCTATTAAGCCTGAACGTTCAGCTTTCAATGAGCTTCGCCCAAGGCTCGCTCACGCCGCCGGGCGCGCCGGTCCCGACCATGAGGTCGCTCGGCCAGGTGGAGCCGCGGACCCCGATAGCCTCGCTGCCGTTCGTGATCACCAACAGCGGATCGTATTATCTCACCGAAAACCTGGCCGGTTCGAGCAAGTTTACCAACGGCATCACGATCAGCGTTGCGGATGTGACTCTTGATTTGATGGGTTTTGCACTCGTTGGCGGCGCCGGTGATGGGATCGTTGTCCGCGGGACGTGCACCAACGTGGCGGTGCGCAACGGAACGGTGCGTGGCTGGAGCGGCAACGGCGTGGATCTGTTTGAGGGGCGTGCCGGCCAGTTGGAGCGGCTGCGCGTTTCTGGAAATGGCGGGCGTGGAATTTACGCGGGATTGGGAAGCGTCGTCAACCACTGCACCGCCTATGCAAACAATGGCAATGGAATCTCCGTCACGATCGGTGTCACGGTTAATGGCTGTTCCGCGTATAGCAACGGCGGTGATGGAATCGTCACGAGCAGCGGGTGCACGGTCACCGATTCCACAGCGAGACTGAACGGCGGACATGGGATTTCAACGAGCACCGCTTGCACAATCAGCCGCTGCACGGCCTATAACAATTCCGGGACCGGGATTTTCGGGACAGTCGGCAGCACTGTCATAGATTGCACCGTCTCGTTCAACGGATTGGCTGGAATCCAAGTCACAAACAGTTGCCGCATTGTCCAAAACAATTGTTACAATAATTCGGGTGCGGGCATTCACGCGACGGGCGGGGACAACCGGATTGAAGGGAACAATATCACCGGCAATCACCTGGGAATTGACGCCGATGGAATCGGCAACCTCATCATTCGCAACAGCGCAAGCGGCAACACCACGAACTTCGTCATCGTGGCAGGCAACAAAGTTGGCCCGATTGCGGCCGCCCCGGATAGCGCGGCAATCTCAGGCGACACCGGCGGCTCCGGAGTTGGCAGCACCAACCCGTGGGCAAATGTCTCGTATTGA